The following coding sequences lie in one Arachis hypogaea cultivar Tifrunner chromosome 9, arahy.Tifrunner.gnm2.J5K5, whole genome shotgun sequence genomic window:
- the LOC112709257 gene encoding lectin-like codes for MGVSFNLHKFAPTNSKEIKFQGDATITDHNVIRLTNLDSDGNPLGNKVGRVLFSDPVHLYDHSGFRAGFETTFVFRISKPYSSEFAPGPGDGLAFFLANADTEIPPESSGMFLGLFNDASAKVVAVEFDTFSNVEIGDPSGPHIRININSIRSSATGFWN; via the coding sequence ATGGGTGTCTCATTTAACTTGCACAAATTTGCCCCCACGAACTCCAAAGAGATCAAATTCCAAGGAGATGCAACCATTACCGATCACAATGTCATTCGACTCACCAACTTGGACAGCGATGGCAACCCACTAGGAAATAAAGTTGGCCGAGTTTTATTCTCCGACCCTGTGCACCTGTACGACCACAGTGGTTTTCGAGCAGGCTTTGAAACCACCTTCGTCTTTCGCATCTCAAAACCCTACAGTAGTGAATTTGCTCCCGGACCTGGTGACGGTCTTGCCTTCTTCCTTGCTAATGCTGACACTGAAATTCCACCTGAATCTTCTGGGATGTTTCTCGGCCTCTTTAACGATGCATCAGCCAAGGTTGTTGCTGTTGAATTTGATACCTTTTCCAATGTTGAGATTGGGGATCCTAGTGGTCCCCACATCAGAATTAATATCAACTCTATCAGGTCATCGGCCACTGGTTTCTGGAACTGA